The Fusarium fujikuroi IMI 58289 draft genome, chromosome FFUJ_chr01 sequence TCCCCAAGTAAGTAGAATTGCATATACAAGTCCCAGCCTTGCCGCCAACAGGTTTTCTACATCTTTTCGGTGGAAGAAACATTGCTATTGCAAACGCTTCAGGACTCGAACTATCAAGAACAGGGCACTAACCTCACGCCCCCTTCAGGAACCTCATCCCCAGCAAGgaattctttttcttcggCACCGAGGCTGTCGAGCCCAAGGCTCTCTCCCACTACCTAAAGAGCGAGAAGTCCACCGAGACTGCTCACTCTAACATTGCTTGGGCttccaagactggcaaggGTCTTCTCTTCGTTGGTGATAAGAAGAGCCCCTCTAGCGTCATCAGCCTGGTAAGTTTTGGACCCACAAAACTCCCGTCTCCTGCAGTGTCAACTACCGACATGTCAGAGTAAGCTAACCACCAATTTCCACAGGCTGATGCCACAGAGCCCGAGGTTGACGGCTCCCACAAGTTCCACCTCACCTCCAAGGGCAACAAGCACACTTTCAAGGCTTCTAGCACTGCTGAGCGCGACAACTGGGTTTCTcagctgaagctcaagattgcCGAAGCTAAAGAGCTTGCCACCACCGTCACTGAGTCTGAGACCTACAAGGCCACTCTCGAGAGCTTCAACCCTACTcctgtcaagaaggaggagaaggctgctgaggccgCCAAGGAGGAGACTCCCGCCGAGGCTGCCGTTGCTGTCCCTGCCACTGAGGAGGCTGCTCCCGTCACTGAGGAGACccccaaggaggaggagatcaaggatgTCAAGTCCGAGGAGCCCAAGCGCCGATCTGCTAGCCGCAAGCGAACATCTTTCTTCGGCTTcggcaagaaggaggagtccaagaaggaggaagtgaagaaggaggccgagGCCAAGCCCGCAGATGAGGTTGCTGTCGAGACCCCTGCTGTTGAGGAGACCCCCAAGATCGATGAGCCCGTCAAGCCTGTCGAGGAGGTTGCTCCCGCTGCCGTTGAGGAGCCCGCTAAGCCCGCTGAGGAGACTGCCCCTGAGGCCGTCCccgctgttgctgaggacaAGCCTGCAGAGAGCCCCAAGGAGAAGCCTACCGCCACCAAGCGTAACAGCTTCTTCGGTAAcgtcttctccaagaaggagaagaagacccCTGAGCTCAAGCCTACTGAGCCTGAGGCTAccaaggaggctgaggctgagaccACTGCTCCTGTGATCCCCCCTGTCGAGGCTACCACTCCTCTCGCTGTTGACGTTTCCAACCCCGCTACCGTCCCTACCGAGACCACCGAGACTGCTGCCGCCACTTCCCCTGCCcctgaggccaagaaggacctcaaggagaagcgcaagTCTTCTCTGCCTTTCGCGTTCGGCAAGCGTGACAAGTCTCCCGCCCCTGCtgagggagagaagaaggagtctCCTTTCTCGAAGCTCCGCAACACCATCCGCGGAAAGTCCCCCAAGCCTGCTGAGAAGCGCGCCGAGGAGAACAAAGAGGAGACCGTCCAGGAGGAGCCTACCGAGGCCAAGAccgaggagctcaagaccGAGGAGGCCCCCAAGATTGAGGAGCCTGCTAAGCCCACTGAGCCCGAGGCTGAGGACAAGCCTAAGGACGCCGCTCCCGCTCCCGTTGTCACCGCCGCCGCCTAGAGGGTTGCCCGGCGCTGAGCGTTGAGATTTACGACTGAATTCACAATGAAACAATAACCCCAACACCATACAACACGCGCATTGAGAAGGTTTGGGAATGGAAGGATGGAACTGCATTTCTTCACAAGATACCGAGATACCCTGTCGAGATTGCTTCACTGATACCAATTTCCATAGCTAAGTTACTGAATATGACggaggagaggaggatgttgaagaaaagGGATACCTGATGGATGTCCGAAAATCACCAAAAAAAATGTTGAATGGGCtttcgactttgatgagtCGAGTTGCCCGCGTCGTTGcttcttgtttttcttgtCTGATACCCGGGATGGAGAtaattaatacctaataataCAACTGCTGCGTGTTGAATACCTTGTCTGTACACATGAAGTGATTGCTTTGTCTTTACCAGTTGAGCTTTGAAATCTGTTTCCATCATGTCAGCTTAGGTCTTAAGCAATAGATATGGTTGATCATACATAGtcttcattcattcataCCATATGGGGCTATCTATATTGATTGAGTTGCCGCCGAGCATTAGTATTACACTTGCTAGTCTTCACCCTTGGCTTTTCCCACCGTCTGGAGTCTTTTCTCCATGTCTAAAAGACTATAACGAACCAGAAGATTTAAACCTAGGAGTTAAAGAGTCTGCGAAGTTTATGCTTTGATCCTAACTTGTCCTAAGATTACCTAAagatctatattatttaggacTACTCCGTAAAGCCTTGAGCTTTCTGCTACCTAAGAATAACCGAGTTCTTTAAATAAAGGACTTTAGCATTtcgccaacatcaaggccAGAAATACCAAGGCCCTGGTAGGCACTCCAAAGATTTCAAGCACTCAAGGCTTTAGAAATGCCAAGACCCTGCCAGATTGGGACAAATACCGCAGATTAATTTCAAGGTCGTGATACTTACATTGTCACCTCTATCCTTACTATCAACTCTGGAACCGGCCCTCGTTTTGTCGCGCACAAGAATCGACTTTGTGTCCTATCGACTTCTTGGTGCCTTGTGGCTTGTCGGCGATATCCACACCTTATCTGAGTCTATAGATACGTATGCGTTAGGGACGCAAACAATTGTGGATAACGACGAGGTGGAGGTTGGAACTATTCGCGTCGACACCTTTTAGTACTTCCTCCAGTATTTCCGTACCAGCAATTGTATCGTGAATGTCTACATCCGCCGCCAACGGACACGCCGAGAACCAGCCTACTTCAGTTGAGGAACGGAGCAACACTCTCCCGGATACATCTTTCGTCACCTCCGCCGTCCAGAATCCGCCTGCTTTTGGTGAGGACTCGATTGACACACCATGGCGCGAGCTTTGGAGGAACGGCTACCAACTACCGACCTAGGTAGGAAAGAGTTCAGTTCAATTGAGCAACCCATATTGATATCTAGCAGACTACTGAGCCCATCATAAAATCCTAAGCAATCCTAAGTTACATCAAATTATCCTAAAACTGCCGTAGGACTTATATTGCTTATGTCTAGAGTTTTCAGGCATCCACTAcctaagatatataagttCTTTAAAGGCATATCAGCACCGATAACCAGAAAAAGGCATGAAGAATAAGGTAGGGCCACTGCACGAAATCAGGTTAAAGCTATCCTTAAGCATCTCGGCAAACTTAAACCCCCAATACCTAAATTTACTGCAGGCAAGCTTAGCCAGTCTCTCAAAGCCAGAGACCTGGGTCGACCACTCAACCAAGCCTACATAGTCAATATCGACCTCATAAAGTCCCAGTGGGTAACGGACGAGCAACGCAGCTCCAATTTGATATGTAGGTGATTGTTTCGGCTATCCGCCCTGGAGAACCACTACGTTGTCAAATTGCAAGGCATGTCAAAGGTCTCGGGAGAAAGACTTCCCAGAATAGAGAGGTTTTCCCTACCTAACATGGCCGACGAAGATATTGAAGCCAAATGGGATGGGACCAATGTTGGTGTGGATATGTAGGTACGATTCGAGGCTGATATGTTGATTTCTAGTCTGCGTCAGAACTGCCATTGACTTACGCTACGTTGAGATATGATGTGGGCGAAGAAGAGTAGAACGAGGGCAGATCATAAAAGGGAAATGGTAAATGACCGAAGGGAGTAGCCAACATCAATAGTTAGTAGCTGGCTTGAGTGTTGCTTATTGTTGCAAACAGATGTAGTAGTTGCCATATTCTGCCCCCCATAGTGGTTTAGATCACGATTTGGTTGTGTTTTTTGATCAAACATGTTGATATCGCTGCTTCaaagctttttaaaatagaGTTCCCCTGAAAAGCCACCCAAGTGTTAACCTCAGGAGAAAGGCAACTACACAGCTTATCTTCAATACCTAGAAGAATAAACTACTCTGTAGCTAGGACCTGGCGTGTGCAAATGTTCTGTTACCGCCGTTGGTGATAGCTTCATTCTTCATTACATAAGACTAAACTCGTGCATCGGTTGGCCATGCTCATCAGTCTATGACTGAAGCGGCTTGCCCATGCCTCCATATGTGATCATCTTTGTAATCTGATACTCTCCGATTCCATACAGTGAGCCCTCACGACCGAACCCACTCTCTTTGACACCACCGAACGGCGCAGCAGCGTCGGAAATGATACCAGTGTTGACTCCAACCATACCAACCTCAAGAGACTCGGCAATGCGGTGCACACGCTCAATATCTCGGGAGAAGAAATAGCCTGCAAGGCCGACTTCGGTGTTAttggccatcttgacaaCTTCGTCCTCCGTCTCGAAGGGGAAGAGACCAGCGACGGGTCCAAAGGTCTCTTGTGAGGCCATGTCCATCTCAGGGGTCATGTCACGGATGACAGTGGGTGCATAGAAGTTGGAGCCAAGATCGTTGAGTCGCTTGCCTCCGATGGTGATCTTTCcgcccttcttctcagcatccttAACATgagcctcaaccttctcaatAGCTCGATCGTGGATCAGTGGTCCATGTGTAACGCCCTGGTCAAACCCGTTGCCTACACTGAAAGacttgaccttctcggtAAACTTGGACACAAACTCATCGTAGATTCCGCGCTGGACATAAATTCGGTTGGCGCAGACACAGGTCTGCCCCGAAGACCGGAACTTGGATGCGATAGCTCCAGCCACAGCGGCATCCACATCAGCGTCATCAAAGACAATGAAAGGGGCGTTGCCACCAAGCTCCATGGATAGCTTCTTCAGAGTACCAGAGGACTGCTTCatgagaagcttgccaaCACCAGTGGATCCCGTGAAGGAGACCTTGCGGATAGTAGGGTCAGATGTGAGAAGCTCGCCGAGCTCGGGCGTGTTTTCGTGCGAGGTCACGACATTAACGACACCCTTGGGGATGCCTGCGCGGTGAGCCAATTCGGCCAAGGCGAGTGAAGTAAATGGTGTTTCGGCAGGGGACTTTGCGACGACCGTGCAAcctgctgccaaggctggtcCGATTTTTCGTGTGATCATGGCGGCAGGGAAGTTCCATCTAAAGAACGTCAACTATGCTTCCTGTGAGAGTGAAACTAACTTACGGTGTGATGAGACCGCAGACTCCAACGGGCTCTTTGATAGTCCAAACACGGTTTCCAGGAACCGAGCTTGGAATTGTGTCACCATATACTCGTGGTGCTTCCTCACTGAACCACTCGAGAAAGTTTGCAGCATATGTTGTCTCACCCTTGGCATCGGCGATGGGCTTTCCATTCTCCCAGGTAATAATCTTTGCGATATCCTCAGCATTGGCGGCCATTTGATCATACCAAGCGCGCAGTAGCTTTGAGCGCTCACGGCCCGTCTTGGTGCGGAATGAAGGGAACGCATCTGCAGCAGCGCTGATGGCTAATTGGGTATCTTTGGAGTTGAATTCGGGGCACGTTCCGATGAGTTTGCCAGTGGAGGGATCTACACTGTGAGTATATGACATTGTTGAATGAGAGGGTGTAGCTCACCATGGACTTCGAATGTCTTGCCGGAACCGGCCTTGACCCATTCACCATTGACATAACAAACATCCTGCTTGAGAAGTGATGGATCTTTGAGCTACAAGAGATTAGTCCTATAATCAATCATTCAGACTGTGAGATGTGTACCTTTGGGGGAGCGACATTGGAAGCTCTCCTTGTGAGCATCAATGAGATGACTGGAGATTGTCGCAGAGCTCCTCGCGATGGAGCGGCCAATcgttggagaagagccaTCTTGATATCTCGACTCACGCTCGACAGAGTCAAACATACAATACAATCAATCAATTGAAGAGATAAAGGGTCAAGACTTGGAGCTTCACTGTTGCCGATGACGGAtcgaggttggtgatggcgggGTGACGTCTTGTTAAACAAGCTTGTGTGGGGTTGACTAAAGCTCCCGGAGCCGGTATCTTGACCACTATCGGCTCCGGCGGGACCGGCACAAGAGATATCGGCATGTTATTGCCAAAGGCCGATTAGTTAACCTCAAATAGTTCCATAGTGAGTCAGTCCCTGCAGTTTTTTAACGTTCTTCAGCTTAGAGGCTTCGACACCGGCAATTCTTGTGGAGCTATCTCTCTGTATTTCACCAATCGACCGGGCCGTGTTTACGAAATAGGCAATTCTGCGCGAAGGATAACTCATAAATCTCAGTTGATTATCAGATT is a genomic window containing:
- a CDS encoding probable UGA2-succinate semialdehyde dehydrogenase, with product MALLQRLAAPSRGALRQSPVISLMLTRRASNVAPPKLKDPSLLKQDVCYVNGEWVKAGSGKTFEVHDPSTGKLIGTCPEFNSKDTQLAISAAADAFPSFRTKTGRERSKLLRAWYDQMAANAEDIAKIITWENGKPIADAKGETTYAANFLEWFSEEAPRVYGDTIPSSVPGNRVWTIKEPVGVCGLITPWNFPAAMITRKIGPALAAGCTVVAKSPAETPFTSLALAELAHRAGIPKGVVNVVTSHENTPELGELLTSDPTIRKVSFTGSTGVGKLLMKQSSGTLKKLSMELGGNAPFIVFDDADVDAAVAGAIASKFRSSGQTCVCANRIYVQRGIYDEFVSKFTEKVKSFSVGNGFDQGVTHGPLIHDRAIEKVEAHVKDAEKKGGKITIGGKRLNDLGSNFYAPTVIRDMTPEMDMASQETFGPVAGLFPFETEDEVVKMANNTEVGLAGYFFSRDIERVHRIAESLEVGMVGVNTGIISDAAAPFGGVKESGFGREGSLYGIGEYQITKMITYGGMGKPLQS